From the genome of Spirochaetota bacterium:
TAATCTTTTGCAAACAGGATATTGACGGAGATTCTATAAAGGGGAACATTCAGGAAGAATCTATATACGATATATGGACAAATTCTAAAGCATTTTATATACAGGATTATATGAAAAACTATACTACAAATCCTGATTGTAAATCCTGTGACGAATGGTACACCTTTAATCTTTAATGGAGATGAGCTATGAAGATAAATGGTATTGTAAATGGTCATAAGATAAAGCCCCATGTTTCTGCCATTATTCAAGCCAGAATGCAGTCAAAGAGATTACCTGGTAAGGTGATGCTTGACTTAAACGGAAAACCTCTCCTATCACACATTATTGAGAGATCAACACTAATTGAAGGGGTAGACACCGTAGTAGTTGCTACTCCAACGGAGGAGGAGAATTTACCAATAATTGACCTAGCGCATTCAATGGGTGTAAGGGTGTTTACAGGTTCAATGGATAACGTGCTTGAAAGATATTATATGGCCAATCAGGAGTATAATGGCGACTATATTATCAGGGTTACCGGAGACAACCCATTCATTGATATAGAATATGCTACCATGGCTCTTGATATTGCTATTGAATCAGGTTCAGATCTCTGTGCCATTCCTAATCTACCCCTAGGCGTTGCTGTAGAGGTAATAAAGAGGGAGGCGCTTGAGAAGAGCTACCAACTGAGCACCAAACCCTATCATAGAGAACATGTTACCACATTCATAAAAGAACATACCGAATTATTTAAAATAGAGAGGCCATTGGTGGACATTAACTACCCTTCAAGCAATCTCAGATTAACAGTAGACACTATAGAGGATTATCAATTTGCACAACTACTCTATGCCAATCTATATAGAGGAAAGCCATTCCCGCTATTGGATATAATCGATTATGTACACAAAAATCCAAAACTGGCATTTATAAATAATGGGATCAAACAACGTTCCTCTACCCATTTTGAAGCCCTGTCAGTCAAATAGAATCATATATATATTATCTGACTGGGGGGATTCCCTTGGTAGTGGTCATATCCAGAGAATGTCAACCCTTCTTTGGCATCTTAACCAGAGAGAGGGTATACGAGCCTTTCTTGTATCGAATTCAATACCTCACTTCCTTTCGTCTGAAATCTTCAAATATACCAAGAAACAGATAGATACGAAACCAGATATAATAATCCGTGATATGCGAAACTCCTCAACAGAAGAGATTGAAAAACTGAAATCCCTGAGTAGGGTAATGGTGATTGATGATGCTGGGGATGGAAGAGATGTTGCTGACTTTACAATCGATCTATTGCCAAATTATAGTAATCTTCAAAAGGAAGAATCATCAACCCGAAATACCTTTTTTTTATATGGCTTCAATTTTGTTAAATCCCTGCTTTCCATTATTAATAAAAGTATTCCAAAGGTGATCGATTTTTCAATCTACCCGGGACTAGCCGCCAATGATAAATACCTAGACCTTCTGCTTTCCCTCCTTCCTAAGGGTTCAAGCTATGCAATCCATTTGGGTGAAAACTCCTATTCAAATTATGGGGAAAAAATCGATAGATCCTATGCTGAGTTAATCCTCTCTTCAAGAATTATTGTTTCTCACTTTGGGATTATGCTCTATGAGGGATTCATATCAGGATGTAGATTAGTATCAGTAAATCCGACCCTTTATCATTGTCAATTATCAAAATTGGTTGAGAAGAGGTTAAACATATTAAACTTAGGGATGTATAATGATCTTAATAGGGATATGGTTCTATTAAAAATTGAAGAATTATTAAATGAACCGATTTGCGAAAGTATTTCAGCAAAGGAGGTTTATAATAGGGTTTTTGAAAAACTTGAGAAGTTCTCTGACTATATTATTGAGTTAACATAGGATATCCTATGCAAGTTGACTCCTGTAGTGTTAAAGATAAATTTCAAAAATCGCATCCTAATATTGTGAAGCACTGAATTTGTATTTCAATAGTATAGAAGTAAGATAATTCACCCTATCATAGAGGATAAATCGACAACCAGAATAATAATATTATAACAATGAGCTTTGGCTAGCTATAGAATAGTTCACGTTGACGATCAGTAATAAATCTATCTAAATTCGGATTATTAAATCTTAAATTCACCTCTCTCAATTTAGTTATTATCCTTTTAGCCTCAGACAACAAATCACTATCATCAGTTTTTTGTATGGCGACTAGTCTTCGTGAAAGATCGATTATTTCACTATCTTCTTGCTCTATAAGTTCAGCCTTTTCCAATATACACCTGTTCCCACACCTGGGACACTCACGGGCATCTTGGCCCATTGTAACAGTTCAACTAGCAGAACAGGATTTAAATTCTGTAAATTCATCCTCATATCCACATTTGTCACATCTTATCTTCATTCAACATACCTCCTCATTACAATCCTTAATGTTTATCTTATTGAGATAAATAAGATTATATACAATTAAAAAAGTCAATGCTTTTATAAAAGTGATATGCATATTGTTGTTAGCTATCAATGGGTCACCTTACTGTAAGGTAAGATAAGGTAAGGTAATTGTTTAATTGTATTGACAAGATATTTGAAATGATTTTTAGATTAATATCACTACAACAAACTCATTTAACGTACTATACAAGTCAATATTGTTTAGATATTAGATTACTGAAATAACTATAATCTTAATTAAGGATGTAATTCATGTTGAGAATAAATTATCAAAATAAATTTTTTGAAAAGGAAGCAGTTGAGTTAGACAACCATTCATTTACCAATTGTGAATTTAAAGACTGCATGATTATTCTAAAGACTGGAGATACTGAAATAAAGTCCTGCAATTTTATTGATTGTAAGCTAATACTAAAAGAAAATGCCTTAACAGTTGGAAAAATTATTAAAATGTTTACGAAGAATGGGCCATTGCGTGTTGTTGATTATGATAAGAATGGTATTTTCCATCCTTCAGGGGGGGGGGATAATGACTGAAAATAGGTATAGCTCAGATATGCCTTCATCTTCTCCATATATAACTGTAAATTTCACTCTCAATTGATGTAAAATCTTATGAAAATAATTAGAGATTTAATAACTCCTCGAATTTTTTAAACTCATCCCAAAACTCAACTTCATCGTAATTAAAAATATTCTTCCCTTGCATATATTTCTGAGCAATCATAGCATAGGCAATGGCTCCCTGTTTAATCCTATCCCCCTGCCCTGATTTACCAACCCGACATTCTGCAGGCACACCTACAACAAAAGAACCAGGAGGGATGTTTCGTCTCTCTTGCACTACTGCTCCAGCTGCTACAATTGTGCCACTGCCAATAACAGAACCATTTAGAACAGTTGAGTTAATTCCTATAATGCAATTATCTTCAACTGTACATCCATGAAGGACCGCCCCATGTCCAACAGTTACCATATCTCCTATATTTGTAGGAGTACCAATATCTGCATGAAGCACACAGTTATCCTGTATATTAGTAAATCTTCCAATCTTTATGGGCGCAAAATCAGCCCGTATTACTGAAAATGGCCATAAGCTGGAATACTGTCCTAATATAACTTCGCCATGCTGTACTGATTTAGGATGAATAAATACTGATTCATGGATATTCATCACTGTATCTCCCTTACATCAATGTTGATGATTAATCTTACTTTGTTGGCAGTTATAGGATTAACTGTTATAGTCTAACTTGTAGCAGAATATGAATCAAAGGTGCAAAGAGGCAGCGACACAACGCGCTAACAATAATTCGTATAACGCGATCATATCATCAATTGTTATATATTCAATGTGCAATTTTAGAAGTAGGTATACTTCCAACTAATTACAATAGCATAAAAATGATTAGAATTGTCATTTTAATACACCATTGAAATAATTATTAACAATCGCATCAATTTTATATTCTTCAAGCATGCCTGAGTTCGTTTTATTATCATTATACAAAATAAAAAGAACACCTCCAATAAACATTAAAGAGGTTAACTCTGAATCTATACTTTTTTTGTATAACCCCTTCTTGATGATCTCCTCAATATCACGTATTAACGATTTAGTAATTAATTCAATAAAAGCATTTACCCTTGCTAAAATCTCACCATCAATGCCCACTATGTCCTTAAAAATCAACTTTATTATTATCGGCTCATTTTCAATGGATCTAATTGTACCTAAGATTCTTTCCTTAACAAATTTTAAGACTAACTTCTGAGAAGGATTTGTTTTCAAAAAATCTTTTAAATCATCCAAATCAAGTATATCATCAATCTTCTCCTCCACTGATTCCAAGATAGCATATAATATTTCACGCTTGTTTCCAAAATATTGATATACAGTCCCTCGGGCAATGTTCAGCTCTTCGCATACCTTGCCGATATGAGTACTCTGGAACCCGATTTTCATAAACATATCTTTGGCTGTATCAATAATCTGATGTTTTCTCCTCTGCCCTTTAGCAAGCATCTTTCATTACCTCAGCTATTTGATTATTTATAATCTATGGCGCTCCTGCAAAAACTACTTTTGACAAAATTTTGTGTTCCATATTTGGCTATAATCGCCTGTAATCAGTACCTATATTATAAAAATTGACTTTTTGCAGGAGTACCATCCATATTTTTATCATGCCTTTATATTGCATTTATGCTGTACTCATTAAGGATTCATCAATGGGACTTAAATAAATTGTCATAATACTTACATTATCAATAAAGACAAATGATATTCCTATCTGATTTTAGAATTATTGATATCCTCTCTCCGTTTCTGTATGTATATTTCTTTTGAAAGATATACTAAGACCTCTTTCAATTCTCGAATAACAATATCTGCCTTTTCTTGTAATTCTCTGCTCATGGTCCCTAATAATATTTACCCACAATCGATATGATTCTATACTTGTGATGAGTTTAGATACAAAAACAGTTATTACTTAACTTTTACAGATTTGTAAATAATGATTCAGATTATAACATTATAGGGTATAGAAGTTAGTATAAGCATACCCTAAATACACTTTGGATAATTTAATAAAATCAAAATTATGATATTACTCATAAATCATCCTTAAAATTACTAATCGTTATATTCATTCAAATACTTAATATCGTTATTCTCAATAATAAAATTTTTTATATTTATTATCCTAGACCAATAGGTAATCTATTCTTTGTGTGGTTGATTAGCAATAAAGGATTCGAGGGGTAAAGGCTTCAAGTGAAAATCGGTAATTTATGAGTGTAAAGGACTATTCGTCTCTATTTTACCTATACCTTCACTTAAATCCCAGAATCCTTGAATCCTTCGTAGTTAAGTAATAAAACTTGAGAATGGACAAAAAAAGAACATTGAATCAATTTAATAAAAAATAAGTTTTAATAAATAATTTATATTGATTCCTTGTCATTCATTTCTATTTTAAT
Proteins encoded in this window:
- a CDS encoding glycosyltransferase family protein produces the protein MKINGIVNGHKIKPHVSAIIQARMQSKRLPGKVMLDLNGKPLLSHIIERSTLIEGVDTVVVATPTEEENLPIIDLAHSMGVRVFTGSMDNVLERYYMANQEYNGDYIIRVTGDNPFIDIEYATMALDIAIESGSDLCAIPNLPLGVAVEVIKREALEKSYQLSTKPYHREHVTTFIKEHTELFKIERPLVDINYPSSNLRLTVDTIEDYQFAQLLYANLYRGKPFPLLDIIDYVHKNPKLAFINNGIKQRSSTHFEALSVK
- a CDS encoding gamma carbonic anhydrase family protein, encoding MNIHESVFIHPKSVQHGEVILGQYSSLWPFSVIRADFAPIKIGRFTNIQDNCVLHADIGTPTNIGDMVTVGHGAVLHGCTVEDNCIIGINSTVLNGSVIGSGTIVAAGAVVQERRNIPPGSFVVGVPAECRVGKSGQGDRIKQGAIAYAMIAQKYMQGKNIFNYDEVEFWDEFKKFEELLNL
- a CDS encoding TetR/AcrR family transcriptional regulator, whose amino-acid sequence is MLAKGQRRKHQIIDTAKDMFMKIGFQSTHIGKVCEELNIARGTVYQYFGNKREILYAILESVEEKIDDILDLDDLKDFLKTNPSQKLVLKFVKERILGTIRSIENEPIIIKLIFKDIVGIDGEILARVNAFIELITKSLIRDIEEIIKKGLYKKSIDSELTSLMFIGGVLFILYNDNKTNSGMLEEYKIDAIVNNYFNGVLK